A window of the Pseudomonas gozinkensis genome harbors these coding sequences:
- a CDS encoding LacI family DNA-binding transcriptional regulator, with protein MNDFSAAQRSRVTMLDVAEHAGVSKASVSRFIGDDRALLSDAIAQRIEQSIAELGYRPNQMARGLKRGRTRLIGMLVADIRNPYSIAVMHGVETACRRHGYSLVVCNTDRDDEQERQHLALLRSYNIEGLIVNTLGHHRDELNELKREMPLVLVDRKVDGLDSDMVGLNNPQAIEMALAHLEQRGYHDVLLVTEPYDGTSSRIERVNSFQQQIGQRKSMNGAVLETGSSLAGDLQTFLNTPDSGPKALFCANGVAALACTLALREIGCRLFEDVGLIALDDLDWYPLVGSGITALAQPTEEIGARAFECLLKRLRGDDEAARTLDFAPVLIERGSTQGKSAD; from the coding sequence GTGAACGACTTCTCCGCCGCCCAGCGCAGCCGCGTCACCATGCTCGACGTCGCCGAACACGCTGGCGTCTCAAAGGCCAGCGTCTCGCGCTTCATCGGCGATGACCGCGCCCTGCTCTCCGATGCCATTGCCCAGCGCATCGAGCAGTCCATTGCCGAACTCGGCTACCGCCCGAACCAGATGGCCCGTGGCTTGAAGCGCGGCCGTACGCGCCTGATCGGCATGCTGGTGGCCGATATCCGCAACCCTTATTCGATTGCCGTGATGCATGGCGTGGAGACTGCGTGCCGCCGACACGGTTACAGCCTGGTGGTGTGCAACACCGACCGCGATGACGAGCAGGAACGCCAGCATCTGGCGCTGTTGCGCTCGTACAACATCGAAGGTTTGATCGTGAACACCCTCGGTCATCACCGGGATGAGCTGAATGAGTTGAAGCGGGAAATGCCGCTGGTGCTGGTGGATCGCAAGGTCGATGGGCTGGACAGCGATATGGTCGGGCTGAACAACCCGCAAGCCATCGAGATGGCGCTCGCGCATCTTGAGCAACGCGGCTATCACGATGTGCTGTTGGTGACGGAACCTTATGACGGCACCAGTTCGCGGATCGAGCGGGTCAACAGTTTTCAGCAGCAAATTGGCCAGCGCAAAAGCATGAATGGTGCGGTGCTGGAAACCGGTTCGAGTCTTGCGGGCGATCTTCAAACCTTTTTGAACACACCTGATTCGGGCCCGAAAGCCCTGTTCTGCGCCAATGGCGTGGCGGCGCTGGCTTGCACTCTGGCTTTGCGCGAAATTGGCTGCCGGTTGTTCGAGGATGTCGGTTTGATCGCGCTGGATGATCTGGATTGGTATCCGTTGGTGGGCAGCGGGATCACCGCACTCGCCCAGCCTACAGAGGAGATTGGTGCGCGGGCGTTTGAGTGTTTGCTCAAGCGATTGCGTGGGGATGATGAAGCGGCGCGGACACTGGATTTTGCGCCGGTGCTCATTGAGCGTGGTTCAACCCAAGGGAAATCGGCTGACTGA
- a CDS encoding sugar phosphate isomerase/epimerase family protein, which translates to MNKPAVSISLSSYGADLVRRRGQGSFIEVLAAAGANRIEWREELLTNEVPEQLAAATRAEGLQSIYSSPTELWLAGQSRPNPELITALQNAEAFGSKWLKVSLGFFTDNNDLQTLGQILAQSPVQLLVENDQTLHGGRIEPFQRFFAAVEQHSLPIKMTFDIGNWQWQDQSATSAARLLGRHVGYVHCKAVARRTDGKLVAVPPAATDLHLWEQLLRHMAQGVMRAAEYPLQGDDLVALTTEHVAALARLGQSRLEPAYV; encoded by the coding sequence ATGAATAAACCTGCCGTTTCCATCAGCCTCTCCAGCTACGGCGCCGACCTCGTGCGCCGCCGTGGCCAAGGTTCGTTCATCGAGGTGCTGGCCGCTGCCGGGGCCAATCGCATCGAATGGCGCGAGGAGCTGCTGACCAACGAAGTCCCCGAACAACTGGCCGCCGCCACGCGAGCGGAAGGCCTGCAAAGCATCTATTCCTCGCCCACCGAATTGTGGCTTGCCGGTCAGTCGCGCCCCAATCCCGAACTCATCACCGCGCTGCAAAACGCCGAAGCGTTCGGCTCGAAGTGGCTGAAGGTGTCGCTGGGTTTCTTCACCGACAACAACGATCTGCAGACGCTGGGGCAAATCCTTGCGCAAAGCCCGGTGCAACTGCTGGTGGAGAACGATCAGACCTTGCACGGCGGGCGCATCGAACCGTTTCAACGTTTCTTCGCCGCCGTCGAGCAACACAGCCTGCCGATCAAGATGACTTTCGATATCGGCAACTGGCAGTGGCAAGACCAGTCCGCCACCAGCGCCGCTCGACTGCTGGGCCGCCATGTCGGCTACGTGCATTGCAAAGCCGTGGCCCGCCGTACCGACGGAAAACTCGTGGCCGTGCCGCCCGCCGCCACTGACCTGCATCTGTGGGAACAACTGCTGCGGCACATGGCCCAAGGGGTCATGCGCGCCGCCGAATACCCGTTGCAGGGCGATGACCTGGTCGCACTGACCACGGAACACGTCGCCGCCCTCGCCCGCCTCGGCCAGTCCCGCCTGGAGCCTGCTTATGTCTGA
- a CDS encoding sugar kinase: MSEIDILSFGETMAMFVAEQSGDLAAVEQFHKRIAGADSNVAIGLSRLGFKVAWLSRVGADSLGRFVVETLAREGLDCSHVEVDNAHPTGFQLKSRNDDGSDPTVEYFRRGSAASHLSPHSITPMLLGARHLHATGIPPALSASAREMSRELMTRMRNAGRSVSFDPNLRPSLWASEREMITEINRLAALAHWVLPGLSEGRLLTGFEDPADIAAFYLDQGAEAVAIKLGPQGAYYRTHLDQGFVAGVPVETVVDTVGAGDGFAVGMISALLEHQSFPEAVRRANWIGSRAVQSRGDMEGLPTRSELTAEFEAAFASKVAPTSLVYATDTVGAGLPAMRP; encoded by the coding sequence ATGTCTGAGATCGATATTCTGTCGTTCGGCGAAACCATGGCCATGTTTGTCGCCGAACAGAGCGGTGATCTGGCGGCGGTCGAGCAATTCCACAAACGGATTGCCGGGGCCGACAGCAACGTGGCCATCGGGCTTTCGCGTCTGGGTTTCAAGGTGGCCTGGCTGAGCCGTGTCGGTGCCGACTCGCTGGGACGCTTTGTCGTCGAAACCCTGGCCCGCGAAGGATTGGATTGCAGCCATGTCGAAGTCGACAACGCGCACCCGACCGGTTTCCAGCTCAAATCCCGCAACGATGACGGCAGCGATCCGACGGTCGAGTACTTCCGTCGTGGCTCGGCGGCCAGTCATCTGTCGCCGCATTCGATCACTCCGATGCTGCTCGGTGCCCGGCACCTGCACGCCACCGGCATTCCGCCGGCGCTGTCCGCATCGGCCCGGGAGATGTCCCGTGAACTGATGACCCGCATGCGCAATGCCGGGCGCAGCGTGTCGTTCGACCCGAACCTGCGCCCAAGCCTGTGGGCCAGCGAGCGGGAAATGATCACCGAGATCAACCGCCTCGCCGCCCTCGCCCACTGGGTGTTGCCGGGTCTGAGTGAAGGCCGCTTGCTGACCGGGTTTGAAGATCCGGCGGATATCGCTGCGTTCTATCTGGATCAGGGCGCTGAAGCCGTGGCGATCAAGCTCGGGCCGCAGGGTGCGTATTACCGCACGCATCTGGATCAGGGTTTTGTCGCCGGGGTGCCGGTCGAAACCGTGGTCGATACGGTCGGTGCCGGCGATGGTTTTGCGGTCGGGATGATCAGCGCCCTGCTGGAGCATCAGAGTTTTCCCGAGGCGGTCAGACGCGCCAACTGGATTGGCAGTCGGGCGGTGCAGAGCCGTGGCGACATGGAGGGTTTGCCGACCCGCTCCGAACTCACCGCTGAATTCGAGGCCGCCTTCGCGAGCAAGGTCGCTCCCACAAGTCTTGTGTACGCCACAGACACTGTGGGAGCTGGCTTGCCAGCGATGAGGCCCTGA
- a CDS encoding MFS transporter: MKTATLATRRWWYIMPIVFITYSLAYLDRANYGFAAASGMAADLMITPGLSSLLGALFFLGYFFFQVPGAIYAQKHSVKKLIFVSLILWGGLATLTGVVSNAYWLIVIRFMLGVVEAAVMPAMLVYLCHWFTRAERSRANTFLILGNPVTMLWMSVVSGYLVQHFSWRWMFIIEGLPAVLWAFIWWKLADDRPAQAKWLNDQEKHDLESALAAEQVGIKAVKNYAEAFRSPKVIILALQFFCWSIGVYGFVLWLPSILKAGAQMDMIEAGWLSALPYLAAVIGMLLVSWGSDKLQKRKRFVWPPLLIASVAFYGSYALGAEHFWWSYTLLVIAGACMYAPYGPFFAIVPEILPANVAGGAMALINSMGALGSFGGSYLVGYLNSSTGSPGASYLLMSGALMLSVVLTIFLKPGASDRVTAKRVAPRPLPAHS, encoded by the coding sequence ATGAAAACCGCAACCCTCGCCACCCGCCGCTGGTGGTACATCATGCCGATCGTGTTCATCACCTACAGCCTGGCGTACCTGGACCGCGCCAATTACGGTTTTGCCGCCGCCTCGGGCATGGCCGCCGACCTGATGATCACCCCGGGCCTGTCCTCGCTGCTCGGAGCGCTGTTCTTCCTCGGCTACTTTTTCTTCCAGGTGCCCGGCGCGATCTACGCGCAAAAGCACAGCGTCAAGAAGCTGATCTTCGTCAGCCTGATACTCTGGGGCGGACTCGCCACGCTGACCGGCGTGGTCTCCAACGCCTATTGGCTGATCGTCATCCGTTTCATGCTCGGCGTGGTCGAAGCGGCGGTGATGCCGGCGATGCTGGTCTATCTCTGCCACTGGTTCACCCGCGCCGAACGCTCGCGGGCCAACACCTTCCTGATCCTCGGCAACCCGGTAACCATGCTCTGGATGTCAGTGGTTTCGGGCTATCTGGTGCAGCATTTCAGCTGGCGCTGGATGTTCATCATCGAAGGCCTGCCGGCGGTGCTCTGGGCGTTTATCTGGTGGAAGCTGGCCGATGATCGTCCGGCCCAGGCCAAGTGGCTCAACGACCAGGAAAAGCACGATCTGGAAAGCGCTCTCGCCGCCGAACAGGTCGGTATCAAAGCAGTGAAGAACTACGCCGAAGCCTTCCGTTCGCCGAAGGTGATCATTCTGGCGCTGCAATTCTTCTGCTGGAGCATCGGCGTCTACGGCTTCGTGCTGTGGTTGCCGTCGATCCTCAAGGCCGGCGCGCAGATGGACATGATCGAAGCCGGCTGGCTGTCGGCCCTACCTTATCTCGCGGCGGTAATCGGCATGCTGCTGGTGTCGTGGGGCTCGGACAAACTGCAAAAGCGCAAACGCTTCGTCTGGCCGCCGCTGCTGATTGCCTCGGTGGCGTTCTACGGCTCCTACGCCCTGGGCGCGGAGCATTTCTGGTGGTCGTACACGCTGCTGGTGATTGCCGGCGCCTGCATGTACGCGCCTTACGGGCCGTTCTTCGCCATCGTTCCGGAGATTCTGCCGGCCAACGTTGCCGGTGGTGCCATGGCGCTGATCAACAGCATGGGCGCCCTCGGCTCGTTCGGCGGTTCGTATCTGGTCGGTTACCTGAACAGCTCCACCGGTTCGCCCGGCGCTTCATACCTGTTGATGAGTGGCGCGCTGATGCTCTCGGTGGTGCTGACGATTTTTCTCAAGCCCGGCGCCAGCGACCGGGTGACGGCCAAGCGCGTCGCTCCGCGTCCGCTACCGGCCCATTCCTGA
- a CDS encoding 2-hydroxyacid dehydrogenase, protein MKKQVVLYKKLSPALMARLEEQVDVTLIDSLDADGLMKLRDALPAAHGLLGASLKLDAALLDLAPNLEAISSVSVGVDNYDIDYLTRRKILLTNTPDVLTETTADTGFALILAAARRVVELANMVRGGHWHRSIGPAHFGTDVHGKTLGIIGMGRIGEALAQRGHFGFGMPVTYHSQSRKPAVEQRFDAQYRSLEELLQQADFICLTLPLTAQTEGLIGAEQFALMRPESIFINISRGKVVDEAAMIDALRHNRIRAAGLDVFEREPLNHDSPLLQLNNVVATPHMGSATHETREAMARCAVENLLAALAGKKPMNLVNSSAWQG, encoded by the coding sequence ATGAAGAAGCAGGTTGTGTTGTACAAGAAACTGTCGCCGGCGCTGATGGCGCGTCTTGAGGAACAGGTCGATGTGACGCTGATCGACAGCCTCGACGCCGACGGCCTGATGAAACTGCGCGACGCCCTGCCCGCCGCCCACGGTCTGCTTGGCGCCAGCCTGAAACTGGACGCGGCGCTGCTCGATCTCGCACCGAACCTGGAAGCCATCTCCAGCGTCTCGGTGGGCGTCGACAACTACGACATCGACTACCTGACCCGGCGCAAAATCCTGCTGACCAACACCCCGGACGTGCTCACCGAAACCACCGCCGACACCGGTTTCGCGCTGATCCTGGCCGCCGCCCGACGCGTAGTCGAGCTGGCGAACATGGTGCGCGGCGGCCACTGGCACCGCAGCATCGGCCCTGCACATTTCGGCACTGATGTGCACGGCAAGACGCTGGGCATCATCGGCATGGGGCGGATCGGCGAGGCGTTGGCCCAGCGTGGGCATTTCGGGTTCGGGATGCCGGTGACCTATCACAGCCAGTCGCGCAAACCGGCGGTTGAACAGCGTTTCGATGCGCAGTACCGAAGTCTGGAGGAGCTGTTGCAGCAGGCGGATTTCATCTGTCTGACCTTGCCGCTGACGGCGCAGACTGAAGGATTGATTGGCGCCGAACAGTTTGCGTTGATGCGCCCGGAAAGCATCTTCATCAACATTTCCCGAGGCAAGGTTGTGGATGAGGCGGCGATGATCGACGCCTTGCGGCATAACCGGATTCGCGCGGCGGGGCTGGATGTGTTCGAACGTGAACCGTTGAATCACGATTCACCGCTGCTGCAACTGAACAACGTGGTCGCGACGCCGCACATGGGTTCGGCAACCCATGAAACGCGTGAAGCGATGGCGCGCTGTGCGGTGGAGAATCTGTTGGCGGCGTTGGCGGGAAAGAAGCCGATGAATCTGGTGAATTCATCAGCTTGGCAAGGCTGA
- a CDS encoding pyridoxal phosphate-dependent aminotransferase, with amino-acid sequence MRYSALTQRIAGEGAAAWRIHDRALELRAEGIDVLLLSVGDPDFDTPLPIIHGAIDSLLAGDTHYSEVRGRLELRKRIAERHRRRSGQEVDAEHVIVLPGAQCAVYSVAQCLLDPGDEVIVAEPMYVTYEGVFGACGATVVPVPVRPENGFRVDPADVAARITPKTRAMLLNSPNNPSGASLSLLIWQELAALCIRHDLWLISDEVYSELLYEGEHVSPASLPGMAERTATINSLSKSHAMTGWRIGWMIGPKPLAEHLVNLSLSMLFGLPDFVQKAAQVALEKDLPEVTQMREEYRLRRDLVCGRLRGCPGLYPIKPDGGMFVMVDVRQTGIGAQDFAERLLEGYGVSVLAGEAFGPSAAGHIRIGLVVDRVKLADACSRIALCAAQLLQVRSA; translated from the coding sequence ATGCGCTATTCAGCCTTGACCCAACGAATCGCCGGGGAGGGAGCAGCGGCCTGGCGGATTCACGACCGAGCGCTGGAGTTACGCGCCGAGGGCATTGATGTGTTGCTGCTGTCCGTGGGTGATCCGGATTTCGATACGCCGCTGCCGATCATCCACGGCGCCATCGACAGCCTGCTGGCAGGCGATACCCATTATTCCGAAGTGCGCGGCCGGCTGGAGCTGCGCAAGCGGATTGCTGAACGCCATCGGCGGCGCAGCGGTCAGGAGGTGGACGCCGAGCATGTGATTGTGCTGCCCGGCGCGCAATGCGCGGTGTATTCGGTGGCGCAATGTCTGCTGGATCCGGGCGATGAAGTGATCGTCGCCGAACCGATGTACGTGACTTATGAAGGTGTGTTCGGCGCCTGCGGTGCAACCGTGGTGCCTGTTCCGGTGCGTCCGGAAAACGGTTTTCGTGTCGACCCGGCGGATGTCGCGGCGCGGATCACTCCGAAGACTCGGGCCATGTTGCTCAACAGTCCCAACAATCCTTCCGGCGCCAGTCTGTCGCTGCTGATCTGGCAGGAACTGGCGGCGTTGTGCATTCGTCATGACCTGTGGCTGATCAGCGATGAGGTCTACAGCGAATTGTTATACGAAGGCGAGCACGTCAGCCCGGCCAGTCTGCCGGGTATGGCCGAGCGCACGGCGACCATCAACAGTTTGTCCAAATCCCACGCAATGACCGGGTGGCGGATCGGCTGGATGATCGGGCCGAAACCGTTGGCCGAGCATCTGGTGAACCTGTCGTTGAGCATGCTGTTCGGTCTGCCGGACTTTGTGCAGAAAGCCGCGCAGGTCGCTCTGGAGAAGGATTTGCCGGAAGTGACGCAGATGCGCGAGGAATACCGCTTGCGCAGGGATCTGGTGTGCGGACGCCTGCGCGGCTGTCCGGGGTTGTACCCGATCAAGCCGGATGGCGGGATGTTTGTTATGGTCGATGTGCGCCAGACCGGGATCGGTGCGCAGGATTTTGCCGAGCGGTTGCTCGAGGGTTATGGGGTTTCGGTGCTGGCCGGTGAAGCGTTCGGGCCGAGTGCGGCAGGGCATATTCGCATCGGGCTGGTGGTGGATCGGGTGAAACTGGCGGATGCGTGCTCGCGGATTGCCCTGTGCGCTGCGCAACTTCTCCAGGTGCGCAGCGCCTGA
- a CDS encoding methyl-accepting chemotaxis protein — MSLRNLNIAPRAFLGFAFIALLVIVLGVFAVNRMSIIRQASLEMESTQLPSVTQLAVVTENVLRLRILSFRILVNRDPAGLQEAQTRIGVLVDKVRAAQASYAALPAGSEERALYQTFATTLDNYLQAQNQMMDLSRQDKVDEMRTLINTKIKDGTDQMGEQLNKLIAINAADAKTASTQAGDHYDSAITGIVIVAVIAALATVLLAWLLTRSIVTPLNRAVAAAQTIAGGNLTKTIEVDGKDEPARLLEALAAMQTNLRKTIEQIAGSATQLGAAAEELSAVTEEASRGLQQQNDEIEQAATAVNEMTAAVEEVARNAVSTSEASNQSTHAAREGRDQVVKTVDAIQTMTHDVQNTAQMIEGLATQGRDIGKVLDVIRAIAEQTNLLALNAAIEAARAGEAGRGFAVVADEVRALAHRTAQSTQEIEKMVAGIQNGTGEAVESMQQSNQRTQSTLEMARAAGVALEQITQSIHQINERNLVIASASEEQAQVSREVDRNLVNIRDLATQSAAGANQTSAATHELSRLAVDLNAMVARFVI, encoded by the coding sequence ATGTCCTTGCGTAATCTGAATATCGCGCCCCGTGCCTTCCTCGGTTTTGCCTTTATTGCCTTGCTGGTGATCGTGCTCGGCGTGTTCGCCGTCAATCGCATGTCGATCATCCGTCAGGCGTCGCTGGAGATGGAGTCGACGCAGTTGCCAAGCGTCACGCAACTTGCCGTGGTCACGGAAAACGTCTTGCGCCTGCGCATTCTGTCATTCCGCATTCTGGTCAACCGCGATCCGGCCGGTCTGCAGGAAGCCCAGACCCGCATCGGCGTGCTGGTGGACAAGGTGCGTGCCGCCCAGGCCAGTTACGCAGCATTGCCGGCCGGTTCGGAAGAGCGCGCGCTGTATCAGACTTTCGCGACGACCCTCGACAACTATCTGCAAGCCCAGAACCAGATGATGGACTTGTCGCGTCAGGACAAGGTCGATGAGATGCGTACCCTGATCAACACGAAGATCAAGGACGGCACCGACCAGATGGGCGAGCAGCTCAACAAGCTGATTGCGATCAACGCCGCCGATGCGAAGACCGCTTCGACCCAGGCGGGCGACCACTACGACAGCGCAATTACCGGCATCGTCATTGTGGCGGTCATCGCGGCACTGGCCACGGTGTTGCTGGCCTGGCTGCTGACCCGCAGCATTGTCACCCCGTTGAACCGTGCCGTCGCTGCCGCACAAACCATCGCCGGCGGCAACCTGACCAAAACCATCGAAGTCGATGGCAAGGACGAACCGGCGCGTCTGCTTGAAGCCTTGGCCGCAATGCAGACCAATCTGCGCAAGACCATCGAGCAGATCGCCGGCTCCGCCACGCAACTGGGCGCCGCTGCCGAAGAACTCAGCGCCGTGACTGAAGAAGCCTCTCGCGGTCTGCAACAACAGAACGACGAAATCGAACAGGCTGCCACCGCTGTCAACGAAATGACCGCTGCGGTGGAAGAGGTCGCACGCAACGCGGTGTCGACCTCCGAAGCCTCGAACCAGTCCACCCACGCCGCCCGTGAAGGTCGCGATCAGGTGGTGAAAACCGTGGACGCGATCCAGACCATGACCCACGACGTGCAGAACACCGCACAGATGATCGAAGGTCTGGCTACTCAGGGTCGCGACATTGGCAAAGTGCTGGACGTGATCCGCGCCATCGCCGAACAGACCAACCTGCTGGCGCTCAACGCCGCCATCGAAGCGGCCCGTGCCGGTGAAGCCGGGCGTGGATTTGCGGTGGTGGCGGACGAAGTTCGCGCCCTGGCTCATCGCACTGCGCAATCGACCCAGGAAATCGAAAAAATGGTCGCCGGCATCCAGAACGGCACCGGTGAAGCGGTCGAGTCGATGCAGCAAAGCAACCAGCGCACCCAGTCCACCCTGGAAATGGCCCGCGCTGCTGGCGTGGCGCTGGAGCAGATCACTCAATCGATTCACCAGATCAACGAACGCAACCTGGTGATCGCCAGCGCTTCGGAAGAGCAGGCGCAGGTGTCCCGCGAGGTCGATCGCAACCTGGTCAACATCCGCGACCTGGCCACGCAATCGGCTGCCGGCGCGAATCAAACCAGCGCCGCGACCCACGAACTGTCGCGCCTGGCGGTGGATTTGAACGCGATGGTGGCGCGGTTTGTGATTTGA
- a CDS encoding glycerate kinase, whose translation MKIVIAPDSFKDSLSAQGVAEAIALGLAQVWPQATLVKCPMADGGEGTVESILAACEGELRRTRVRGPLGAAVEAAWGWLPHNHTAIIEMAEASGLQLVPPGQRDACISSTFGTGELIRAALDAGAQRVILAIGGSATNDGGAGAMQALGVKLLDAQGQSLVPGGLALAQLAKLDLSELDPRLAHVRFDIAADVNNPLCGPHGASAIFGPQKGASPAQVQQLDQALGHFAELCAQALGNDVRDEPGSGAAGGLGFAAKAFLGARFQAGVEVVAELVGLADAVKGADLVVTGEGRFDAQTLRGKTPFGVARIAKQQGVPVIVIAGTLGEGYQELYDHGIDAAFAVTSGPMSLEQACAEAPRLLRERATDIARVWRMATPA comes from the coding sequence ATGAAAATCGTCATCGCCCCCGATTCGTTCAAGGACAGCCTGAGTGCCCAAGGCGTTGCAGAAGCCATCGCGCTGGGCCTGGCGCAGGTCTGGCCGCAGGCGACGCTGGTCAAATGCCCGATGGCCGACGGTGGCGAAGGTACGGTGGAGTCGATTCTCGCCGCGTGTGAAGGTGAACTGCGCCGCACCCGCGTGCGCGGCCCGTTGGGTGCAGCGGTCGAAGCGGCGTGGGGCTGGCTGCCACACAACCACACCGCAATCATCGAGATGGCCGAGGCCAGCGGATTGCAATTGGTGCCGCCGGGGCAGCGTGACGCGTGCATCAGCAGCACGTTCGGCACCGGTGAACTGATCCGCGCCGCGCTGGATGCCGGCGCACAACGCGTCATTCTGGCCATCGGCGGCAGCGCCACCAACGACGGCGGCGCCGGCGCGATGCAGGCGCTGGGCGTGAAACTGCTGGATGCCCAAGGGCAATCGCTGGTGCCGGGCGGTCTGGCGCTGGCGCAACTTGCAAAACTGGATCTCAGCGAACTTGACCCGCGTCTGGCGCACGTCCGTTTCGACATCGCCGCCGACGTCAACAATCCGCTGTGCGGCCCCCACGGCGCCTCGGCGATTTTCGGCCCGCAGAAGGGCGCATCTCCTGCGCAAGTTCAACAACTGGATCAGGCTCTCGGTCACTTCGCAGAACTCTGCGCCCAAGCGCTGGGCAATGACGTACGCGATGAACCGGGCAGCGGTGCGGCAGGCGGACTGGGTTTCGCGGCCAAGGCGTTTCTCGGTGCGCGATTCCAGGCCGGTGTCGAAGTAGTCGCGGAACTGGTCGGACTGGCCGATGCGGTGAAGGGCGCAGATCTGGTGGTCACCGGCGAAGGGCGCTTCGATGCTCAGACCCTGCGTGGCAAAACCCCGTTCGGCGTAGCGCGGATCGCCAAGCAACAAGGCGTTCCCGTGATCGTCATCGCCGGCACTTTGGGCGAGGGCTATCAGGAACTTTACGATCACGGTATCGATGCCGCATTCGCCGTCACCAGCGGCCCAATGTCCCTCGAGCAAGCTTGTGCGGAGGCGCCGCGCCTGTTGCGCGAACGTGCCACAGACATCGCTCGCGTCTGGCGTATGGCAACCCCGGCCTGA
- a CDS encoding sugar diacid recognition domain-containing protein encodes MFELDHDLAQDIVDRAMAILPYNVNVMDSQGLILGSGEPERINTRHEGAQLVLANGRVVEIDAQTAVHLKGVQPGINLPLLLDQRLIGVLGITGEPEQLRTYAELVRMTAEMLVGQRNQQSEQQWRRQRCDDLLALLLSEAGDSPRLVDEAQQLGLKPQLTRVPYLFELGLEHGPGQTVEALSAWLMTRYPDSWCVSSAKSSLLWCRPASQNVEHDRLLEKLDGLGWNILRIAVGGQADGLSGLRRCYRRVGDLLAYGREVLPRSRLLTLNRYRLPVMLWRHRNDDALDELLKPLRKVIAKDSNGQLLATLRSWCDHDGQSQACADALGIHRNSLRYRMERIAELSGVDPLKLDGMLALYLGVQLLPQTESTA; translated from the coding sequence ATGTTCGAACTCGATCACGACCTCGCCCAGGACATCGTCGACCGGGCCATGGCCATTTTGCCGTACAACGTCAACGTCATGGACAGCCAGGGCCTGATCCTGGGCAGTGGCGAGCCGGAGCGGATCAACACCCGCCACGAAGGCGCGCAACTGGTGCTGGCCAACGGTCGGGTGGTGGAGATCGACGCGCAGACGGCGGTGCATCTGAAAGGCGTGCAGCCGGGGATCAACCTGCCGCTGTTGCTCGATCAGCGTTTGATCGGCGTACTCGGCATTACCGGCGAGCCGGAGCAACTGCGCACTTACGCCGAACTGGTTCGCATGACCGCCGAGATGCTGGTCGGCCAGCGCAACCAGCAATCCGAGCAGCAATGGCGGCGGCAGCGCTGCGATGACTTGCTGGCGCTACTGTTGAGCGAGGCGGGGGATTCGCCAAGGCTGGTCGACGAGGCACAGCAACTTGGGCTCAAACCACAACTGACGCGAGTGCCGTATCTGTTTGAGCTGGGCCTGGAACACGGGCCGGGGCAAACCGTCGAGGCGCTGAGTGCCTGGCTGATGACGCGCTACCCCGACAGTTGGTGCGTGAGTTCGGCCAAGTCGTCGCTGCTCTGGTGCCGTCCGGCGAGTCAGAACGTCGAGCATGATCGTCTGCTGGAAAAACTCGATGGCCTGGGCTGGAACATTTTGCGCATTGCGGTCGGCGGGCAGGCCGATGGGCTGTCGGGGCTGCGCCGTTGTTATCGACGCGTCGGCGATTTGCTCGCCTATGGTCGTGAAGTGCTGCCGCGTTCACGGTTGCTGACCCTCAACCGCTATCGCTTGCCGGTGATGCTCTGGCGCCATCGCAACGATGATGCACTGGATGAACTGCTCAAACCGTTACGCAAAGTCATCGCCAAGGACAGCAACGGCCAGTTGCTCGCGACCCTGCGCAGCTGGTGCGATCACGACGGGCAGAGCCAGGCCTGCGCCGATGCCTTGGGGATTCACCGCAACAGCCTGCGTTACCGGATGGAGCGCATTGCCGAGTTGAGCGGGGTCGATCCGTTGAAGCTCGATGGCATGTTGGCGCTGTATCTCGGGGTGCAATTGCTGCCCCAGACTGAATCGACTGCATGA